The Mycteria americana isolate JAX WOST 10 ecotype Jacksonville Zoo and Gardens chromosome 16, USCA_MyAme_1.0, whole genome shotgun sequence DNA segment AGCGGTGACGTCGGTGACAAAGACGTGCTCGATCAGGCTGCGGGTGGGTTTCCAGTCCTGGCTGGTCTGGATAGAGACAGACATGTTCTGACCCACGCCCGGGAAGGAGGCCGAATCCCGGTCCGAATCCGAGCTGGTCTCTTCACCTGTGCTCATTTCGGAAAGGGCGGCCGGCTTGCGGTTCTCCGCAGCTGCGTGCCCCTCCTGTGTGCCGGCTGTGCCGCTTTTGGCCAAGTCTCTGTCACCTGCCCGGTGCGCCTGCTTCTCGCTCTTGCCGCCGTCCCCCCCCGAGAGCATGCTGGCGCTGGCAGCATTCAACCCGGCACCCGCCGTGCCGCCCTTCGCACCGGTGGTGCCCGTGCTCGCCGCCGTGCCGCTGCCGGAGCCTTTGGACAGGGCGCTGCAAAGGTGGCGAGGGAGGCTGCTCCCGCCGGCCGCGCTTGGCCCGTTTTTGACGCTCTGCAGGTTTAGAGCTTGGAGGTTCAGCTCCTGACtggaggctggctggctgccggCCCCGGACGAGCTCACCGGCATCTTGCTGCCGTTGTGCAGCATTTGGCCGCCCGCAGCAAACCCCGCTTTCTGGTCCCCTCCAGCGCCGCTGCTAGGAGCCTTGGCAGTCTTGGGTCCCTGCACGCTCAGCCCAAGCTCCCCAGATCCTTTCTGGTTCCTCATTTTTAAGTCCAGCCCTAAGCCGCTCTTACTGGATGCCTGGGACTTCAGCGCCAGCCTGCCCAGGGGGGAGGTCTCTGCCGAGTTCTGGCTTTGGGACATCCTGTTCATGTAGTGCACGatggagctctgccagctgatGGCCCGGTTTGGGCTCGCGGAGCCGCTCTTCATCATGTTGGGCAGGCTTTCTGCAGACGAACCCCCCGAGCTGAGCCCAGCCAAGGCGCCCGGCGGGTCCTTCAGCACGGCCATGCCCGAGCCCTGCGtgccgtgctggggctgcagcttccCCATCAGCTTGGCGCTGCCGCCCACCTCCTTCCGGGACGTTTTCAGCACCTTTGTCAGGTTCACGGTCCTTCGAGCCACTTTCTGCTCCGGGGGAAGAGGTTTCCGCCCACGCTTCTTCCTGGAAGCGTCTTTCATTTCGGGCTTCGCCACCAGGATCTGAGCTTTCTTCTGCGGTACCGGGTGAGTCTCTCTGCTGCGGGGACCTCTCTTTGCTTCCAGGTCACTTTCATCCTCTTcatcagaggaggaggaagaggaggatgtggaggaagaggagctacTTGACTTAGTTTTTGCAGGCATCTCTGGTTCCTGCGAAGCAATgaagagagacagggaaagagTTAACACACATTACCAAAGAACTGTTACGGGCATTGCAAATCCTTCAGTGTTGCCTGGCCAGGTGCCTCAGACACACGCAGGTTCTTTCCCCGCGGTAGCTGGTCTGCTCGTCCTCTACCATAAAACGACTTAGGGAGCGTGCAGTACAGAACCGACCAGGCTTAAATACCAGGCGGGACCCTGGTGCCAGGGAACTCTTCTGTCTCCTTCTACGCCACCGCCATCGCAGCGATGAAGAGATGTCCCCCTCGCAGGCATCCTCATCGACCCACCCATCACTGCAATCTTCAAAGCCCCTCACCCGGGGTCTGCAGGCATCGCTGTGTCCTCACCACCCGCCAGAGGCTGAGCATCCACCGCACCCTGCGCTGTGGACGGACACTCGCCGGTGCCTTCCAAGGCCAGAGCCCCTCCAGCGCCGTCATGGCCGCGGATTTCCACCGCCACCAGGACTCACCACGTGCTTCCTGGGCCTGCCCCTGGGCCGCTTCCCCCTCTTCCGATTCTGCACTTCTTTTTCGTGTTCCCTGAAAAAACAACGATTAAGGACAATgtttgcagggaagaaaaaacacatcCAAAATCATCCTGGCTCCTCcctttcttctgtcattaaaaaacccccGTGCTCAGGGTGCTGTAGGCTCAGCTCCCGTGCCGGCGCCTGAGCAGCGGCTGGGAGGTGTCCTCAACCCCTGCTGACATGTGACGACCTTACAGGCTCCGAGCACATCACTTACTTGAACCCACACTGTTACGGGAACACCACGCTCAGTCAAAGAGCCCCAAGAACCGTACAGAAACCTGGGGACTCGTGCCGTTAAACCTCCCCCACGTGGCACCCGGACCGTTTACCCTGCGGGACGGGCACAGGTCACTGGAAGACTCGGGCCATGAATGCGATGCAACGCAAGAAAATGAAACTACAGAGTGAGGACAGGGTTATAACAACTGTGGCCTTAGAACAAGGACAGCTATCTGGACGTCAGGGTACCCGGCTGGCTCAGCAGCAGGCATCTGCCCTGAGTTACTGGAGGAGAGGTGAAAGAGAAACTCTCCTGCATACAGCGTGGGACTGAACTGTGTGGATGGCTGAAATACATTTACCAAACTGCTCCCAGAGCCAAAATCCTTTGCCATGCAGGACCTTCCTGCTGGTTACCCCAGTCCCGGTCCCTTTGTCCCACTGGTGCCAGTCACGGGCCTTCCAAGGAGAGGCATCGAGCTTTGTAACGCCGCCCCCGAGAGCGGCTCCCTGCTCTGCTCGCGCCCGGGGGAGCCGAGGCGAGCTGGGCACTGACGGGAGAGCATCCCTGTTTGCTACAATAACATCCCCACAGCAAGAAGCTTCCAGCGGTCAGCAATGGACTGCATGGCGTTACTCATCCCGAGTCAGTGGCGCTTCCAATTCACGGTGAGATTTGCAGTTTTCCTGGTACAACAGGATCAGGGAAACAGAAGCATCTGCCCCGTCTCTGCTAAGCCTTGCCTTACGCACACACTGGCAGAGCGGAGCTTCCCCTCTGCTCACGGCGAGCAGCAGTGCGGCCTCTGTGTGGAGGAAAAGCAAACGCGTTCCCTGGAAGCTCTGCAAGTTCTCTCCTTCGCTGGGCTCATTTCACCTCTCCTGCCCCTCCTGGGCTGGAGGTGGTGGCCCAGGCTGGCAGCCACGCAAAGCCTGAGGAGACCGTATGGGGAATGTTTTCAGATCGCTATGCTATTTTGTAGTCCTCTGTTTAAAAAGGACAGTGTTAAGGTGTAATACATACGGCTAATTAAACGCCGTGCTGTCTGCGCTAACCACCAGATTCCATTCTTGAAAAAATGGATCCAGAAACGAGTTATAATTAAATCCTGTCATAaactttaatgatttttattaataTGGAGCCAAAATATTTGGCCGCGCCGTGCTTACCGTAGCCGGCTGGCTACTTTTTTACCTCCGTGCGTGATTCCTGGCGTATAACAGCGGCAGAACCACTGCTGGTCCCCGCTCGGCTCTGGGCAGTAGCCCCGGCCCCGACAGAGGACACCATTTTCTCCCACCCGTTACTTCCTCGCCCCTCTCCGAGCTGTGCCCTCCCGAAGTGCATTCTGGTGCCTCCCGAGCCCACCGCCTCTGCAGTCCCAGGCGCCGTCTCCCCGCCGGGGCCCGCGGTCGTCCCCCGAGCACGGCCGGGCCCCGACCGCTGGACGGGGAACGAGAGCCCCGGGTCTCTGCTGGGCGCTGCCGCGCTCCCTTTGTACAGCCAGCGCAAACCCAGATCGTGCGCGGGGCCGCAAATTCTTCGTGTTTACCCGGCCCGGGGAGAGACGTCCTAGGTGGACCTGAACTGCAATTTCAGGAGATGAACAAAAGGGCCGTGCCACAAAAGGCACGGCGAGCTTCAGCCTGTTGTTTCCACAACTTCCACCGCACGCGCAGCCAATTAGAAGTTAATTGACTTTATCGTTCGCTTAGAAATATTTAGAGTTAGCTCACTTCTTTTGGAAAGCGAGGAGGAGTCTTGGATCAAGGATGTTCTCCTCGGGCTCCCAGCTGTTGTGCCTGCAACAGAAGACGCGGGCTGGGCGAGGGCGGAGGGCCGGTGCTCCCCGCCGTCCCCGTTACCGGCCCGGCACCGGGGAGTTCATCCGAGGACAAACGGGCCCTTCGTGCCGCCCGGGCCGAGCACCCGGCGGGGACCGGGGCATCTCCGCACCGGGGGCCGGAgcagccccgtccccgcggggcgggctgggggggaGGCCGATCGGGGAGGGGGCGGCCACGCCGCCGCGGGGCGAGGCGAGCCCCGCGCATCCCGGGGGAGCTCCGGTttcggcgggcgggcgggcggggggcgcggggccggtgCCTGCCCGCCGGGGGGTGGCTccgggggcggccggcccggcccggcccggggggcgggggggggggggggaggggggagcggagccccacgcggcggcggggagggccgggccgcggccgcgctTATTTGTAAACAAAAGGAGCGGCGCGACCCGAACAAaagcggccgggcgggcggcacccccgcggccgcgccccgcaccccccgcgccccgcagcgccccgcACCGCGCAGCCCCGCTCACTTGGAGGACCAGCCTCGCCACTTGACCAGGTACTCCAGCTTGCCCTGCGGAGAGAGACGGGGAGAGGCGCGttagcggcggcggcggcgggcggcggggcgcggcggggggcggcgggtccCACCTTGCGGAGCcgcttgctgaggatgcactcggCGGCGAAGACCTGCTCTCCCACGCTGCTCAGCTCCTCcatggccccggccccgcacgcacgcacacgcacacacacaaggGGAGCCCCCGGGCGCGCCCCCGACGGCggccgcgcgcgcccccgcccccccccccccatccccgcgcGCCCCTCGGCACAATGCGGCGCGCGcgcccccggcgggggggggcgggggggcgggggagctggcgaggggagggagggggctccCCAAATTCCCCGCTGGCCAatggggcgcggggggcggggcgtgccggcgggggaggggggggcggcaTTGTCTGCGCGCGACCCCTCCCCTTCCTGCGCGCGCGCgggggcggccgctgcccggccggaGCGGGGACAatggggccggcccggcccggcccggggcttTGTTCCCGCGGGCAGCGCGGAgggcggggggtccccagggcggccccgcggcgctcGCCGCCTGCAGGGGCGCGGGCTCGGCGGTCCTGCCCCGCTCGGACCGGCGAGGGTCCCTTCCCGGGGACAaagcggcggcggggcgcagcctgcggccgggggctcggcccccgccggccccgagcAGAGGGCAGCGGCGCGTTTCGGGGTCTGAAGCAGTCGGTTATAACGGAATAAAGCGTGTTTCCTCGGCGGGTGGCGGTTGGGTCGATCGGCGCCGCGCGGTGCCGCCTCACGGGCTCGCAGCCAGGTACGGCCCGGCCCGCAATCCTTTCCCCGCCGCTCACGAACGCGCGGCGGCGAGGACCGCGCCGCGGCACCGCACGCCACCGGGGCGTGCGAGGCGGCGTGAGGAGCTGCCACAGCGCGGGTGTGCGCTGTGGGCGTGGAGCAATGAAATATGGTGCTTTCCAGGCATGGAAGAAGATGAGTCAGCACCTCAGGGAGTTCACAACCGCGGGCCCGGAGCCTGCGATTAACCGTGCGGGAGCCAGAGGGAAATGAATTTCCGTAGCCCCCGCGCCTGGGTGCCCGCGGTGCGCGGGGACTGAGCGGGACCAGGACGGGCGATGGGGTGTCCTGCGTGCGGGGCCTCACGCACACCCCGGGCAGTGCCGGCTCCGGTAAGCGATGCTGAATTTAGAAAAGCGTTTTGCACGCGCCTCCGGGAGCTCCAGGCCGGCGCGTTGggctggccccgctgccggccgtaCCGCGGCTGCTGGGGAGCCCCTGCATGATGGAAGGGGAAAACGGCTCCCTGGCTGGCGGCGCGGGGCTGACCCGGTCCACGGGACGGCGGGTGAGCCTGGGGTGCTGGGACAACCCGGGGTAACTGTCCTAGCTCGAGCGCTATCAcgttttattgttttcttttcacaattACCGTGGTTGTTCGCTGACCAGGAGAACCGTTAGAAGCTTTTTTTTAGCCAAAGGTGACACAGAAATGTAAGCCAGCACtgcacttttgctttctttacagtTAATTTACCTTTCGCCAGCTCTGCTCTTTGTGTGCGGCACGTCTtaaattttagtaaaaaaatgtGTGCGACTTCCCATCCCCGCGCGCATGAGCCGTGTGCGC contains these protein-coding regions:
- the CBX2 gene encoding chromobox protein homolog 2, whose product is MGGGGRGRARPPSGARPGAPLVCVRVRACGAGAMEELSSVGEQVFAAECILSKRLRKGKLEYLVKWRGWSSKHNSWEPEENILDPRLLLAFQKKEHEKEVQNRKRGKRPRGRPRKHVEPEMPAKTKSSSSSSSTSSSSSSSDEEDESDLEAKRGPRSRETHPVPQKKAQILVAKPEMKDASRKKRGRKPLPPEQKVARRTVNLTKVLKTSRKEVGGSAKLMGKLQPQHGTQGSGMAVLKDPPGALAGLSSGGSSAESLPNMMKSGSASPNRAISWQSSIVHYMNRMSQSQNSAETSPLGRLALKSQASSKSGLGLDLKMRNQKGSGELGLSVQGPKTAKAPSSGAGGDQKAGFAAGGQMLHNGSKMPVSSSGAGSQPASSQELNLQALNLQSVKNGPSAAGGSSLPRHLCSALSKGSGSGTAASTGTTGAKGGTAGAGLNAASASMLSGGDGGKSEKQAHRAGDRDLAKSGTAGTQEGHAAAENRKPAALSEMSTGEETSSDSDRDSASFPGVGQNMSVSIQTSQDWKPTRSLIEHVFVTDVTANLITVTVKESPTSVGFFNLRQY